Proteins from a single region of Egicoccus sp. AB-alg2:
- a CDS encoding alpha/beta fold hydrolase → METSVLLVHSPLVGPTTWDPVARVLAARGCEIRLPNLTGVAEAGPPRWRWFVDAAVSAAADLAAPVVVAGHSGAGVLLPAIGAGLDDRLGGLVFVDAVVPPTTGAHQSSDAMLRFLDGQSEAGRLRPWLDWWPDDVVADLLPDPADRAVLRQELPRVPRDFYDEPVPMPPDWSVDGCVYLRLSDAYDEELGEAQRRGWPCRALDSDHLGMFTNPEPVVDAVESLFAAASHRSAPSDA, encoded by the coding sequence ATGGAGACGTCGGTCCTGCTGGTCCACAGCCCGCTGGTCGGTCCCACGACGTGGGACCCAGTGGCGCGCGTGCTGGCCGCGAGGGGCTGCGAGATCCGGCTGCCGAACCTGACCGGGGTCGCCGAGGCGGGTCCGCCGCGTTGGCGCTGGTTCGTGGACGCCGCGGTGTCGGCAGCCGCCGACCTGGCCGCACCCGTGGTCGTCGCCGGGCACTCGGGCGCGGGCGTGCTGCTACCTGCCATCGGTGCGGGGCTGGACGACCGGCTCGGTGGGCTGGTGTTCGTGGACGCCGTGGTCCCGCCGACGACCGGCGCACACCAGAGCTCCGATGCCATGCTCCGGTTCCTCGATGGTCAGTCGGAAGCCGGCCGGCTGCGGCCGTGGCTCGACTGGTGGCCCGACGACGTCGTGGCCGACCTCCTGCCCGACCCGGCCGATCGCGCGGTCCTGCGCCAGGAACTGCCGCGCGTGCCCAGGGACTTCTACGACGAGCCGGTCCCGATGCCGCCGGACTGGTCGGTCGACGGCTGCGTCTACCTGCGCCTCAGCGATGCCTACGACGAAGAACTCGGCGAAGCGCAGCGGCGAGGCTGGCCCTGCCGTGCGCTCGACAGCGACCACCTCGGCATGTTCACGAACCCCGAACCGGTCGTCGACGCGGTCGAGTCCCTGTTCGCCGCGGCGAGCCACCGGTCAGCACCGTCCGACGCCTGA
- a CDS encoding nucleotidyltransferase domain-containing protein, with product MRDPREGVAADGTIVTGADAAHLDVAFAPVVDDAVSRLRAEVGASLHGIYLYGSVATGQAVVARSDLDLIVVLRTTVDAALGDVAAEVGRRHRDVVRGVAVGTVTFEDFWRPDPAAAADRCFLRHYTVYLAGEDLRPTLPACRPSTELAVGFNGDLGAVLADVRRRLETTTDPAARAALEVRVCRKLLMAAATLLSVETGGWSTDRATGAALVARVAPALRASAEAALRRSEEGAGLADEDELLRLVDGLGAWLVDRYRAAGS from the coding sequence GTGCGCGATCCGCGTGAGGGCGTGGCGGCCGACGGCACGATCGTGACCGGCGCGGACGCGGCCCACCTCGACGTGGCCTTCGCGCCCGTCGTCGACGATGCCGTCTCGCGCCTGCGTGCCGAGGTGGGTGCCAGCCTGCACGGCATCTATCTGTACGGCAGCGTGGCCACGGGCCAGGCGGTCGTGGCCCGCTCCGACCTCGATCTGATCGTCGTGCTGCGTACCACCGTGGACGCGGCCCTGGGCGACGTCGCCGCGGAGGTCGGCCGGCGACACCGCGACGTGGTGCGCGGCGTGGCGGTCGGCACCGTGACGTTCGAGGACTTTTGGCGCCCGGATCCAGCGGCCGCGGCCGACCGCTGCTTCCTGCGGCACTACACCGTGTACCTCGCCGGCGAGGACCTGCGACCGACGTTGCCGGCCTGCCGGCCGTCCACCGAGCTGGCGGTCGGCTTCAACGGCGACCTCGGTGCAGTGCTGGCCGACGTCCGCCGCCGGCTCGAGACGACGACCGATCCGGCGGCGCGTGCCGCCCTGGAGGTGCGGGTCTGCCGCAAGCTGCTGATGGCCGCCGCCACCCTGCTGAGCGTCGAGACCGGCGGCTGGTCGACCGATCGGGCAACCGGTGCCGCGCTCGTGGCCCGCGTCGCGCCCGCCCTGCGCGCCTCGGCAGAAGCGGCGCTCCGGCGTAGCGAGGAGGGTGCGGGGCTCGCCGACGAGGACGAGCTCCTGCGTCTCGTCGACGGACTCGGCGCCTGGCTGGTGGATCGCTACCGCGCCGCCGGTTCCTGA
- a CDS encoding amino acid permease, translated as MADVEGGGRLEKQLGLLDVYAICTGAMFASGFFLLPGIAAANAGPSVVLAYLVSSVLMVPAMYSIAELSSAMPRAAGTYFFIHRSMGPLAGTVGGLGAWLVLIAKSAFALVGMGAYLSLYADLPVRSLAIALTVGFGVLNVLGAKETARLQVWLVATLVAIMSFFIANGLLDLTLAGETVAGQFRPFFAFGIEGFVSTIGLVFISYAGLTKVSSAAEEIRDLDRNLPLGMILALLTVGAIYTAGVAVLVGVLPADELREDLTPVATAGAQVFDWLPGAVALGLIVLAAVTAFASTGNAGILTASRYPLAMARDRLMWSGFDRLGRFGTPTVSIVVTCALMVAAILFLDVERLASLGSAFLLLLFALINLSVILMREGRIASYAPGYRSPFYPWMQIAGFVATFGLIFTLGTFYVAFILVIIVGSYLWYRLYVRERVERRGALFGVFRRLGELHDEGVDEELWSILQERGASEGDSFDALIARARVIDLDGPTDLEDVNARVLTAFDAALRGPDGRRNGSIDLRAARGIVPERAPAVVYDFVLDEIEQAEVVLVRSRRGVQIAGAARFPGADAGNGEPDARGTVHALLYLVSPPEPVTQHLRLLAQLVSMVEVPDFVRAWRHAGDDQQLLETLLRDERFHSFVVGAPGPPARMVDRRLREIDFPGDTLVALIRRGNRTIVPNGDTQLREGDRVTVIGSPDDVASLVRDEPAND; from the coding sequence TTGGCCGACGTCGAGGGTGGGGGCCGCCTGGAGAAGCAGCTCGGCCTCCTCGACGTGTACGCGATCTGCACCGGCGCGATGTTCGCCTCCGGCTTCTTCCTGCTGCCGGGCATCGCCGCCGCCAACGCCGGTCCATCGGTGGTGCTCGCCTACCTCGTCTCCAGCGTGCTCATGGTGCCCGCGATGTACTCCATCGCGGAGTTGTCCAGCGCCATGCCGCGCGCCGCCGGCACGTACTTCTTCATCCACCGCAGCATGGGACCGCTGGCGGGCACGGTCGGTGGCCTCGGTGCCTGGCTGGTGCTGATCGCCAAGAGCGCGTTCGCCCTGGTCGGCATGGGCGCGTACCTGTCGCTCTACGCCGACCTGCCGGTCCGCTCGCTCGCGATCGCCCTGACGGTCGGGTTCGGGGTGCTCAACGTCCTCGGGGCGAAGGAGACGGCACGTCTGCAGGTCTGGCTGGTCGCCACGCTCGTCGCGATCATGAGCTTCTTCATCGCCAACGGACTGTTGGACCTGACCCTGGCCGGCGAGACGGTCGCCGGGCAGTTCCGCCCGTTCTTCGCGTTCGGCATCGAGGGGTTCGTCTCCACGATCGGGCTGGTCTTCATCTCCTACGCGGGTCTGACGAAGGTGTCGTCGGCCGCCGAGGAGATCCGCGACCTCGACCGCAACCTGCCGCTGGGCATGATCCTGGCGCTGCTGACGGTGGGTGCCATCTACACCGCGGGGGTCGCCGTCCTCGTCGGCGTGCTGCCGGCCGACGAGCTGCGTGAGGACTTGACCCCGGTGGCCACGGCGGGGGCCCAGGTCTTCGACTGGCTGCCCGGGGCGGTGGCGCTGGGGCTGATCGTCCTGGCTGCGGTGACGGCGTTCGCCTCCACGGGCAACGCCGGCATCCTGACGGCCTCGCGCTACCCGCTGGCCATGGCCCGCGACCGGCTGATGTGGAGCGGCTTCGACCGGCTCGGGCGGTTCGGGACGCCGACGGTCAGCATCGTCGTCACCTGCGCCCTGATGGTGGCCGCGATCCTGTTCCTCGACGTCGAGCGGCTCGCGAGCCTGGGCAGCGCGTTCCTGCTGCTGCTGTTCGCGCTCATCAACCTGTCCGTGATCCTGATGCGCGAGGGGCGCATCGCCTCCTACGCGCCCGGCTACCGCTCACCGTTCTACCCGTGGATGCAGATCGCGGGCTTCGTCGCGACGTTCGGCCTCATCTTCACCCTCGGGACCTTCTACGTCGCCTTCATCCTGGTGATCATCGTCGGCTCGTACCTGTGGTACCGGCTGTACGTCCGCGAGCGCGTCGAACGCCGAGGCGCGCTGTTCGGCGTCTTCCGCCGGCTCGGTGAACTCCACGACGAGGGGGTCGACGAGGAACTGTGGAGCATCCTGCAGGAGCGGGGCGCAAGCGAGGGCGACTCCTTCGACGCCCTGATCGCTCGTGCGCGGGTCATCGACCTGGACGGGCCGACCGACCTCGAGGACGTGAACGCGCGCGTGCTGACCGCCTTCGACGCGGCGCTGCGGGGCCCGGACGGACGCCGCAACGGCTCGATCGACCTCCGGGCGGCACGCGGCATCGTTCCCGAGCGGGCACCGGCGGTGGTCTACGACTTCGTACTCGACGAGATCGAGCAGGCCGAGGTCGTCCTCGTCCGCAGCAGGCGCGGCGTGCAGATCGCCGGCGCCGCCCGCTTCCCGGGCGCCGATGCCGGGAACGGCGAACCCGACGCGCGGGGCACCGTCCACGCGCTGCTCTATCTCGTCAGTCCCCCGGAGCCGGTCACCCAGCACCTGCGGCTGCTGGCGCAACTGGTGTCGATGGTCGAGGTCCCCGACTTCGTCCGCGCCTGGCGTCATGCCGGTGACGACCAGCAACTGCTGGAGACGTTGCTACGAGACGAGCGCTTCCACTCCTTCGTGGTCGGGGCTCCTGGCCCGCCGGCCCGGATGGTCGACCGTCGGCTGCGCGAGATCGACTTCCCAGGTGACACGCTCGTCGCGTTGATCCGACGCGGCAACCGCACGATCGTGCCCAACGGCGACACACAGCTGCGCGAGGGCGACCGCGTCACCGTGATCGGTTCACCCGACGACGTCGCGTCGCTGGTGCGCGACGAGCCGGCGAACGACTGA